In Cinclus cinclus chromosome 13, bCinCin1.1, whole genome shotgun sequence, a genomic segment contains:
- the HAPLN3 gene encoding hyaluronan and proteoglycan link protein 3, translated as MLLLPLLLKATLLRMANGSYRPFYNGFYYNHIMNDNGDGQDKVDYFNGARLVVETSKDPVYSYNGANVTLPCHYRYEPDLGPKRKIRIKWSKLRDDYTKEQDVLVAIGKTYMAFGDFKGRAHIRQASRHEASLVISDVHLKDDGKYRCEVIDGLEDESDVVDLWLQGIVFPYQPPRGQYKLNFHEAEQACQDQGAILANFNQLFQAWSEGLDWCNAGWLADGTVQYPIRLPRKPCGGVHLAPGIRSYGQRHRHLHRFDAFCFSSALKGEVFYLGRLAGMTLEEAKQSCQDAGAEIARVGQLYSAWKFVGLDRCNAGWLADGSVRYPIVTPRANCGPAEPGVRSFGFPSKGRFGVFCYRER; from the exons atgctgctgctcccactccTCCTGAAGGCCACCCTGCTGCGCATGGCCAATGGCTCCTACCGCCCCTTCTACAACGGCTTCTACTACAACCACATCATGAATGACAATGGTGATGGGCAGGACAAAG tGGATTACTTCAACGGAGCCAGACTGGTGGTGGAAACCTCCAAAGACCCTGTGTACAGCTACAATGGTGCCAATGTCACTCTGCCCTGCCATTACCGCTACGAGCCTGACCTGGGACCTAAGCGCAAAATCCGCATCAAGTGGTCCAAGCTGCGGGACGACTACACCAAAGAGCAGGATGTGTTGGTGGCCATTGGCAAGACCTACATGGCCTTTGGGGACTTCAAAGGCCGTGCTCACATCCGTCAGGCCAGCCGCCATGAGGCCTCGCTGGTCATCAGTGATGTGCACTTGAAGGACGATGGCAAATACCGCTGTGAGGTCATTGATGGGCTGGAGGATGAGAGTGATGTTGTGGACCTCTGGCTGCAAG GCATCGTGTTCCCCTACCAGCCTCCCCGCGGGCAGTACAAGCTCAACTTCCACGAAGCCGAGCAAGCGTGCCAAGACCAAGGTGCCATCCTCGCCAACTTTAACCAGCTCTTCCAGGCGTGGAGCGAGGGGCTGGACTGGTGCAACGCGGGCTGGCTGGCCGATGGCACGGTGCAGTACCCCATCCGCCTGCCCCGCAAGCCCTGCGGGGGCGTTCACCTCGCCCCGGGCATCCGCAGCTACGGCCAGCGCCACCGGCATCTCCACCGCTTTGAtgctttctgcttctcctctgcGCTCAAAG GAGAGGTTTTCTACCTGGGCCGCCTGGCTGGGATGACGCTGGAGGAGGccaagcagagctgccaggatgCAGGGGCCGAGATCGCCCGGGTGGGGCAGCTGTACTCCGCCTGGAAGTTCGTGGGGTTGGACCGCTGCAATGCCGGCTGGCTGGCAGATGGCAGTGTCCGCTACCCCATTGTCACGCCCCGGGCCAATTGTGGCCCCGCGGAGCCCGGTGTCCGCAGCTTCGGCTTCCCCAGCAAGGGCAGGTTTGGAGTCTTCTGCTACAGAGAGAGATAA